The Lolium perenne isolate Kyuss_39 chromosome 6, Kyuss_2.0, whole genome shotgun sequence genome segment TTCGCAGCCTAAGGTTTCCTAACTTTGCCACACTCTTTAGTTAGGCAATTATGACTGATTTAGGCAGGTGTTCAATTGAAGCTACAGCTTAGGCAGGGTTCTATATGAGTCGTCATTGTATGGCCAACCATTGGGTAGAATGCTAGAGGCCCAGGACCATGTTACTATTGTTTCTTTCTCTTTTCTCTCAGCTGTGCCATATATGCCATAAACTTCAAATTTCTCTAGGCTTGCCAAACTGGTTCTCAAAATTCTGTTGTGTAGGGAAAACAACATTCTAAGGTGTTCCCGGTGTCTCTTTTTAGTTGATAATATTAACTTTATTTTCTGTTATTTACAGTGAATACATGACttatgtcatggaagctctcaaTCTAGAGGACGACATTAAAAATTATGAACGCCGTGATGCAACTGGATGGTGAGTTTGTTAACCCTGAAAAAATAGCACTAACAACTTCACTGATTTGTCTTATAGGGATTATAATGATTTCTTTCATCCCATTAATTGTATTTTTTTATAATTTATTTTTGGGAACCTTTTTCTTGCACTGTAATGCCGCACAAAGCTACACCAACTTGAAAGTTCTGTTAAATAAGCGATGCCAAGTGGCATGCCATGATGAAGGTATTGACCTGGTTAAGCAGGAAGCAGGTAGAACTGTGTACAAACAGGGACTGCTGATTGTTCCATAAATGACTCGATTAATATGCTGGTTCTGATTATTTGTCTGATGCGGGTACTAGCCAAGAATAGTTTGATAGGTGGTCTGAATAATCTTTTGCCATTATAGATGTGTGAGCTGTAAAATATGCTTCAGTATCTTGTTTGCAAAACCTTGATCAATATGTACTGCAAACTTATTATACTTGTCTGGAGTCCTCTAAGATCCAACATCTACCATTACTGATCTAATTTCATTTTATCTAAGCAGGAAATATGTATCAAGTTTTAGGGAGAGCCGGTCAGGCACACTCGGATCCCTGTTAGACACTATGGGTAATCCCTCTGACCTGTACAAACTGTTTTTATTGTTTTTCTCTTTACCTATGTACTGGTCAAAATGGCTTAAAAGCTATTTCTAGAAGAAACAATCTAAACTTTAACCAAGCTGCAGAGATTCTTAGTAAGTTTAGGTAATGCCTATGGCTGCTCAGTGTATGGAACTGATTCTGGTACTTCATTTTTTTTGCATTATCAGAGTTCATTTGGCGCTGTATATTGAGAAAGCAGCTTCAGAAAGCACTTGCTGTTACTCTTGGATGCATGTCAGCTGCTATACTGTTGGCTGAAGCTACTTTGCTGCCAAGTGGTGTTGATTTATCACTTTTTTCCATTCTTGTAAAATCGGTCGGAAAGAGAGAGGTTCTGGTCCAGGTAAGAAACTGGTTGCTTCATGTAGATATTAAAAATGCCTCTCTCCCTTGTTCAGCTTACAGGGAACTTTTGTTACTTACTATGGGCTATGGCTCTTGCTTTGTACAGTGCATTACATTGTGTTAATGGTGGTAGCTTTGGTAGTTTGTTTGCACTGGGCACTGTTTTTTATTTAAACACATCCAGACTAAAATAAGCCAACATAGTTACCAGGTACTGAGTATAACAGGCATGATATCTGTCATCCGGTTGTACATTCATTCTAATGGAATGCCCTATACTGTCATCCGGTTGTACATTCATTCTGTAGCATCAACTAGGGCTGCAGAAGTGGGTCCCGCATAATCCCGCAAAACATGGTAATTAGCACAAACTGCACTGCAGGAAATCAGTCCGAATCCATCAAATTTGTACTGTTTGGGTAGCAGTCCGCCCCGCATAGCGCACCGCTTGCAACCCTAGCATCAACCTTGTTCTTCATGATTTTACTTACGCCCTATTTGTCTACAGGTTGCTGCATTCGTCCCTTTGATGTATATGTGTATATGCACGTACTATTCACTATTTCAGATTGGGATGTTAATGTTTTATTCTCTTACTCCGCGACAAACAAGTTCTGTCAGCTTGCTTATGATTTGTTCGTAAGTGTATTCTGCTTTTTATGTTTCACGTGCTTCCTGTCCACAATTCCTTCAACTCATTCTAGGCTGTGCATTGAATGCTATTTTGCAGGATGGTTGCAAGATATGCACCTCCCATTTCTTATAACTTCCTGAATCTCATTCGCCTTGGTGGCAATGTTAAAACTACTTTTGAGAAGGTAATAGCTTGACAGTTTGTCCATGTTACTTACGCTATGTGCTTCTGTTTTGTGAAGGCAGTATTAGTTGATATTTTAAGACGGAATGCTCCACAGCTTTTCAGTCTTATTTCTATGCTCATTGTTCATCATATGAATAAGACCTAGCTAACCGCTGAACAAACCATATGTTGCAGAGAATGGGGAACATTGATGACGCAGTTCCTTTCTTTGGAAGAGGCTTCAACAGGATCTATCCACTAATTATGGTTGTTTATACGCTACTTGTTGCTAGTAACTTCTTTGGACGTGTGATTGACTATTTCGGAAGCTGGAAAGTGTTCAAGTTCCAGCGAGAAGAAGAAAATCTGGATGGCTTTGATCCGTCTGGAATGATCATACTGCAAAAAGGTTAGAACTGCATAGATTTCTCTGTGGGGCATATCCTTCTTTATCTTTAGTATATCAGTAGATTTTTCTATGTGGATATCTTCTATTTCTCGGTGAGCATATCGTTTTGTTATTTTATTTGTTTCTTTTTTCAACTGCTAGTCCATTCAGCTTCCACCCTACCATAGGGATCTCAATTTTATTGTTTTCTTCTGCGATGGAAAGCACACACATGTCACTGCTGTGAATAAACAGATTCCTGGGTTATCCAGCTTTAAATAGAATTACTGATTATCAGATAATTTAATTGACCTTTTTATATATCACTGTGTAAGCTATGGTTTCAATACTGCCTTTTGTTCGCTCAAAAGCATGGTCTGCCTAAGCAAAATGTGTAATTTCTTTGCAGAGAGATCTTGGATTGAACAAGGATATAAAGTTGGCGAGCAGGTTATTCCATTGGCAAGATTCAAACACACAGACGTTGAATCTGGAAAGGTACTGTTGTTGCATAGCATAATTACTACACTATTCCTAATTTTTTTAGTAGTTATATGTTTTGTTCTGTTTGAAAGGTCTGTATTGTCAACAGCCAAATTTTATATCGTTTTGTTACTTATTTAGTTACTAGCATTTCTCCTTATTTATCGTTTTCTTGTGTTATGCATAGGTTGAAAATACAGTGGAGATGAATGAGGGAACAACTTCTGCAAGAGTTGATGGAAGAGCTGGTCAGTCGAAATATGCACAGAACAGGGAAATTATTTCCAGCAAGTATTCATCTGTTAGAGATCAGAGTCGGCAGTCAACGAAGCCTGTCAAAAAGGAAACTGTGTCAACATCTGTATCTCTGCTTGAAGAAGGGAATTCTGAACAGCGCTTGCCTCCTGCAATTTCCCAAACATGGGCTTCAATGAAGAACGGTTTTCAGAACTTCAAAGCGAATATGGGTGCCAAGAAGTTTACTCCTCTGCGCCAAGATCCAGGATATACTCCCCATTCAAACATCTCTTCCCCTGAATCTCTTGATGACATCTTCCAGAGGATAAAACGGCGTCCTGCAGATCTGCCAGTAGACTACCTtgacgaagacgacgatgacgATACTGGAGGCATCGATCCTACATTTCCAGGATCAAGAAGATAGGCTGTGGTTTTCTCTTAGAATTTAGAATATTGAAACTCAGGAATTAATGGATTTGGTAACATTAGATGCAGAATAGTAGAAAAAAATACAGGATGTATAGATCAGATGATGGTTTTGGCGTGTGCTTTCTGGAAGCTCAAGACCCCTGCCCATCTGGAAAGCTGCGAACATGAAAGCATGACATGATGACAGACCCAGCAGAAAGTGCAGCGGATTCTCCCATCAAGAGATCATGGGAGGGTAGCTGTATGACAACCTTTCTGCTTCACTACACATACTATGCAGGAGTAGGCATTGCTGACATGTTTTTCCCCTGCTAAATGTTGAATCTGTATTGGAGATAACCGATTCGTACTTGAAGCTGACGAGTTTAAGCTGTAAAGGTATGCATACGATATATGATGTGTGTTGAAACATGTGACTGATCTAATGCATTTATTAATGGAAAAGGAAGTGCACAAGTGTTTTTGCGGAACTATCTGGTGGTATATATTATCTCAGTGCCCAATCACATCCGAAAGTTTTTTTTAAAGCAAACTACATTGTAACGAGGGAACCATAGTAGTCAAACAAAATAAAAGGCATTTAGGTGATATTTTGGAATGTAGGTTTGAATTTCATAGTAAAGAGGTGCGTTATACAGTGTACACAGGCTTCTCTGGTCATGAATTCCACAGGGAATAGCTTGCACAGAATTTTTATGGAAAAAAAAAACcatggagatgtggcaaatttggtTCCAAAATATGCTTTAACACTGAACCTGGTATCATGATTTGGCAAGGGCGG includes the following:
- the LOC127305857 gene encoding uncharacterized protein; its protein translation is MWVFYLISLPLTLGMVIVTLRYFAGPGVPRYVVATVGYAWFCSLSFIILVPADIWTTLIGFDKGGIGFFWSWSYWSTFILTWAVVPTIQGYEDAGDFTVKERLKTSIHMNLLFYSIVGAIGLFGLILLLVMHRAWDGGIVGFAMACSNTFGLVTGAFLLGFGLSEIPKNIWKNADWTHRQKVLSHRVAKMAVKLDNAHQEYSNTIVVAQATSNQMSKRDLLRPYMDIIDQMVAQMLRDDPSFKPSGGRLGEDDMDYDTDDKTMATLRRQLRRAHEEYYRCKSEYMTYVMEALNLEDDIKNYERRDATGWKYVSSFRESRSGTLGSLLDTMEFIWRCILRKQLQKALAVTLGCMSAAILLAEATLLPSGVDLSLFSILVKSVGKREVLVQVAAFVPLMYMCICTYYSLFQIGMLMFYSLTPRQTSSVSLLMICSMVARYAPPISYNFLNLIRLGGNVKTTFEKRMGNIDDAVPFFGRGFNRIYPLIMVVYTLLVASNFFGRVIDYFGSWKVFKFQREEENLDGFDPSGMIILQKERSWIEQGYKVGEQVIPLARFKHTDVESGKVENTVEMNEGTTSARVDGRAGQSKYAQNREIISSKYSSVRDQSRQSTKPVKKETVSTSVSLLEEGNSEQRLPPAISQTWASMKNGFQNFKANMGAKKFTPLRQDPGYTPHSNISSPESLDDIFQRIKRRPADLPVDYLDEDDDDDTGGIDPTFPGSRR